One Tunturibacter gelidoferens genomic region harbors:
- a CDS encoding DUF4142 domain-containing protein yields the protein MKLNSACNLISQTLVLSAAILYPAILLAQSDPMSPPASQTQPNRAQQAPASATAIQDSSTNSGDLGQTMKDKIFLRKAAQGGMAEVKLGQLAAQKGSSDDVKAFGQKMVDDHTKLNNDMAPIADSMGVRLPTNLNKEDQAEYDKLNGLSGNDFDMEYLSFMVKDHHKDLHEFRQEAASTTDPTLQTAVNNATKVIHEHSMMVDKLAREKGVPMPPHGGNKSASPTS from the coding sequence ATGAAACTCAATTCAGCTTGCAACCTGATCTCTCAAACCCTGGTCCTGAGTGCAGCAATCCTCTATCCCGCAATTCTTCTAGCGCAATCCGATCCCATGAGTCCCCCAGCGTCACAGACACAGCCGAATCGAGCGCAGCAAGCGCCTGCCTCTGCTACCGCCATTCAGGATTCCTCCACAAACTCCGGAGACCTCGGCCAGACAATGAAGGACAAGATCTTCCTGCGCAAGGCTGCCCAGGGAGGGATGGCCGAGGTGAAGCTTGGCCAACTTGCGGCCCAGAAGGGAAGCAGCGACGATGTGAAGGCCTTCGGCCAAAAGATGGTCGACGATCACACCAAATTGAACAACGATATGGCCCCGATCGCTGACTCTATGGGCGTCAGGCTGCCAACGAACCTGAACAAGGAAGACCAGGCCGAGTACGACAAACTCAACGGACTCTCAGGCAATGACTTCGATATGGAGTACCTGTCGTTTATGGTGAAGGACCATCACAAGGACCTGCACGAGTTTCGTCAGGAGGCCGCCAGCACAACGGACCCGACCCTTCAGACCGCGGTCAATAACGCGACGAAAGTAATTCATGAGCACAGCATGATGGTCGACAAGCTCGCCCGTGAAAAAGGTGTCCCCATGCCGCCACACGGCGGGAACAAATCAGCTAGTCCCACTTCATAA
- a CDS encoding S9 family peptidase codes for MTPGTIQPPHARQEPTPTTLHGQTLEDNYRWMREKSSPEVLAHLEDENAYTLSVMKATEDLQKKLYDEMLSHIKETDVSVPYLQRGWFYYVRTVEGSQYPIHCRRLATGPRFDESQPEEILLDVNLLAVGQSFMSVGGMSVSPDGFKLAYSTDNTGFRQYTLHIRDLKTGLDLPDTAERVGSIVWATDSTLFYTTEDDVTKRQDHLFRHYLGDTATKDVVVYEEKDERFNIGLGKTRDGKYLLMEAGSHTTSECRFLAADSPDGEFQMIAPRIDDQEYSVDHRDGLFYIRTNDTGKNFRVVTAAVEKPGRVDWKEFVSLDTEAPLEDFEVFASFYVTSRRKLGLPTLAVTNFASGETLQRSKEIEFPEPVYSAGAHANREFDTQAFRYSYTSLVSPASVYEYDVRLGTSELLKQQEVPGGFDFARYASERVWVEALDGVKIPVSVVYRRDSFTRNSTNPVYVYGYGSYGYPLPIGFSSSRLSLLDRGVVIAYAHIRGGGEMGDSWHDAGKMMVKRNTFSDFIAVIEQLVAKGYGARDRVAIEGGSAGGLLMGAVVNERPELFRVVLSHVPFVDVMNTMLDASLPLTVAEYEEWGNPNEAEAFEYMRSYSPYDNLKVGEYPAMLVKTSLNDSQVMYWEPAKYVARLRTLKTNDTPLLLHINMDAGHGGASGRYDYLKEIAFDYAFLLIQLGVES; via the coding sequence ATGACGCCAGGTACCATCCAGCCACCCCACGCTCGCCAGGAACCTACGCCCACAACGCTGCATGGACAGACCCTCGAAGATAACTATCGCTGGATGAGGGAGAAGTCATCGCCTGAGGTGCTGGCTCATCTAGAAGATGAGAACGCTTATACGCTCTCCGTGATGAAGGCCACCGAAGATCTGCAGAAAAAACTCTACGACGAGATGCTGTCCCACATCAAAGAGACGGATGTGTCGGTTCCATACCTACAGCGCGGATGGTTCTACTACGTGCGAACGGTGGAGGGGAGCCAGTATCCGATTCATTGCCGGAGGCTGGCGACGGGGCCGAGGTTCGACGAGTCGCAGCCAGAGGAGATTTTGCTGGATGTAAATCTGCTTGCGGTGGGCCAATCGTTTATGTCTGTGGGCGGGATGAGTGTGAGTCCGGATGGATTCAAACTGGCATACTCCACCGACAACACTGGGTTCAGGCAGTACACGCTGCACATTCGGGACTTGAAGACCGGCTTGGATCTGCCAGACACTGCTGAACGAGTAGGGTCGATCGTCTGGGCGACGGACTCGACACTCTTCTACACGACCGAGGATGACGTCACCAAGCGGCAGGATCATCTTTTTCGGCACTATCTGGGCGATACGGCGACCAAGGATGTAGTGGTCTACGAAGAAAAAGACGAGCGATTCAATATTGGTTTAGGCAAGACGCGAGACGGCAAATATCTGCTGATGGAAGCCGGAAGCCACACCACCAGTGAGTGCCGCTTCCTCGCGGCCGACTCTCCCGACGGGGAGTTTCAGATGATCGCTCCGCGGATCGATGATCAGGAGTATTCGGTCGATCATCGCGACGGCCTTTTCTACATTCGGACGAATGATACTGGGAAGAACTTTCGAGTTGTGACTGCTGCTGTCGAAAAGCCTGGGCGCGTAGACTGGAAAGAATTTGTCTCACTAGATACTGAAGCTCCACTTGAGGATTTTGAGGTATTCGCTTCATTTTACGTAACTTCGAGAAGAAAGCTTGGCTTGCCAACTTTGGCCGTAACTAACTTTGCCTCCGGTGAAACCCTCCAGAGATCGAAGGAGATTGAATTTCCTGAGCCCGTGTATTCGGCGGGAGCCCATGCGAACCGGGAGTTCGATACACAGGCGTTTCGATACAGTTACACGTCGCTGGTTTCGCCAGCTTCGGTGTATGAGTATGACGTTCGGCTGGGCACTTCGGAGCTTTTGAAGCAGCAGGAGGTTCCGGGCGGATTCGATTTTGCTCGCTATGCTTCGGAGCGCGTCTGGGTCGAAGCGTTAGACGGGGTAAAGATTCCGGTCTCTGTTGTTTATCGGCGCGACTCGTTTACGCGAAACTCGACAAATCCTGTTTATGTTTACGGGTACGGTTCGTATGGATATCCTCTTCCCATCGGGTTCAGCTCGTCGCGGTTGTCGCTACTGGATCGAGGGGTGGTGATCGCCTATGCGCACATTCGCGGTGGTGGCGAGATGGGAGATTCCTGGCACGATGCTGGCAAGATGATGGTGAAACGCAACACGTTTAGCGACTTCATCGCGGTGATTGAGCAATTGGTCGCCAAGGGTTACGGAGCCAGGGATCGGGTTGCGATTGAGGGTGGGAGCGCGGGCGGGTTGCTGATGGGGGCGGTGGTCAATGAGCGGCCAGAGTTGTTTCGAGTGGTTCTGTCGCACGTTCCCTTCGTGGATGTGATGAACACGATGCTCGACGCGAGTTTGCCGCTGACTGTGGCGGAGTATGAGGAGTGGGGAAATCCGAACGAGGCGGAGGCTTTCGAGTACATGCGGTCTTACTCGCCGTATGACAACCTCAAGGTCGGAGAATATCCCGCCATGCTGGTGAAGACGAGCCTGAACGACTCTCAGGTGATGTACTGGGAGCCGGCAAAATATGTTGCCAGATTGCGAACGCTGAAGACGAATGACACCCCCCTGCTGCTGCACATTAACATGGACGCCGGGCACGGGGGTGCTTCTGGTCGATACGACTATCTGAAAGAGATCGCGTTCGATTACGCGTTTTTGCTGATACAGCTTGGGGTGGAGAGCTAG
- a CDS encoding class I SAM-dependent methyltransferase has product MNLQDQFGQVDIYVFDQILRGNIAPDMRVLDAGCGYGRNLVHLLREGCEIFAIDANAEGVAHVRALAAELAPTLPASNFLVGELERINLPDNFFDVVICSSVLHFAPDESHFLAMIQELWRVLRPGGLFFCRLGSRIGMDFEQLRSHIYRINDGSEWFLVDESMLMQLTQQLDAVLVDPLKTTIVQDYRCMTTWVLRKRSNRPNGQA; this is encoded by the coding sequence ATGAACTTACAGGACCAGTTCGGACAGGTTGATATCTACGTCTTCGACCAGATCCTCCGAGGCAACATCGCTCCCGATATGCGCGTCCTCGACGCCGGCTGCGGATACGGCAGGAATCTCGTGCATCTTCTGCGAGAGGGCTGCGAGATCTTTGCAATAGACGCAAATGCCGAAGGGGTAGCGCATGTGCGAGCGCTTGCAGCCGAATTAGCCCCAACCCTTCCAGCAAGCAACTTCTTGGTGGGAGAACTTGAACGGATAAACCTTCCAGACAACTTTTTTGACGTGGTCATCTGTAGCTCGGTGCTGCACTTCGCGCCGGACGAATCTCATTTTCTCGCCATGATTCAGGAGCTCTGGCGGGTTCTGAGGCCGGGAGGTCTGTTCTTCTGCCGATTGGGTTCGCGCATCGGGATGGACTTCGAACAGCTGCGAAGCCACATCTATCGAATCAACGACGGATCCGAGTGGTTCCTGGTCGACGAGTCCATGCTGATGCAGCTAACGCAGCAGCTGGATGCCGTCCTGGTCGATCCGTTGAAGACGACGATCGTACAGGACTACCGTTGCATGACCACGTGGGTGCTGCGTAAGCGCTCAAACCGGCCCAATGGACAAGCCTAG
- a CDS encoding ABC transporter ATP-binding protein — protein sequence MKAVDRPSRGTGRATAADLTASRPKPKLTKVMPEVWKLVKPRRWLLAGSFLLMIVNRLCSFALPVSSRYLINNVMYKHQLNLLPWIIGTVATATFLQGVTSYTLTQLLSTAGQRLISELRTRVQQHIGRLPVAFYDENRTGTLVARIMTDVEGVRNLVGTGLLEFVGGILTAIIAFCILIRISGRMTLLTVCILLVFGLILQKAFKTIRPIFRERSKINAEVTGRLTESLGGVRVVKGYHAEESEARVFARGVERLLKNVISSITAQSLMTLSSTMVLGVVGGLIMYLGAKEIAAHRLDVGGYVEYTMLLAFMVAPIVQLVSIGTQLTEALAGLDRTTEILNEREEDSEPTRTVVINPIHGDVAFQNVTFAYETDKPVLHGISFESKPGTVTALVGSSGSGKSTIISLICGFHSAVGGEVLIDGIDLATIRLSSYRQQLGVVLQETFLFDGTIRENILFSRPQATEEQLMEASRIARVDEFAERFPEQYDTVVGERGVKLSGGQRQRISIARAILADPRILILDEATSSLDSESEALIQSGLNFLMQGRTTFVIAHRLSTIRRADQILVIEQGRIVERGTHDSLYKLQGRYYDLYTRQHGLETNLFLAPGEGDKVEESVSAES from the coding sequence ATGAAAGCCGTAGACCGCCCGTCCCGCGGCACCGGCAGAGCTACGGCGGCCGACCTCACAGCCTCGCGTCCCAAGCCCAAGCTGACCAAAGTGATGCCCGAGGTGTGGAAGCTGGTCAAGCCGCGTCGGTGGCTGCTCGCCGGCAGTTTTTTGTTGATGATCGTCAACCGTCTCTGCAGCTTTGCTCTGCCGGTTTCCTCGCGCTACCTCATCAACAACGTAATGTACAAGCATCAATTGAACCTGCTGCCCTGGATCATTGGAACCGTTGCGACCGCCACTTTCCTGCAGGGAGTCACCTCCTACACTCTCACCCAACTCCTCTCCACAGCCGGCCAACGGCTCATCTCAGAGCTTCGCACCCGTGTTCAACAACACATCGGCCGTCTACCTGTAGCCTTTTATGACGAGAACCGAACCGGCACTTTAGTCGCCCGCATCATGACCGACGTCGAAGGTGTCCGCAATCTGGTCGGTACCGGCTTACTCGAGTTCGTGGGCGGCATCCTCACCGCAATCATCGCCTTCTGCATCCTGATTCGCATCAGCGGACGCATGACGCTCCTCACCGTCTGCATCCTTCTGGTCTTCGGCCTCATCCTGCAGAAAGCCTTCAAGACGATTCGCCCCATCTTCCGCGAACGCTCCAAAATCAACGCCGAGGTCACTGGCCGTCTCACCGAATCGCTCGGCGGCGTGCGCGTCGTCAAGGGCTATCACGCCGAAGAGAGCGAAGCCCGTGTCTTTGCTCGCGGCGTCGAGCGGCTCCTTAAGAATGTAATTAGCTCCATCACCGCGCAATCGCTGATGACCCTCTCCTCCACGATGGTCCTCGGCGTCGTCGGCGGCCTCATCATGTACCTGGGCGCAAAAGAGATCGCTGCCCATCGCCTCGATGTCGGGGGTTACGTGGAGTACACCATGCTGCTTGCCTTCATGGTGGCGCCCATCGTTCAGCTTGTCTCTATCGGCACTCAGCTCACCGAAGCTCTCGCGGGCCTGGACCGTACCACCGAGATCCTGAACGAACGAGAAGAGGACAGCGAACCCACTCGCACCGTCGTAATCAATCCGATCCATGGTGACGTAGCCTTTCAAAACGTAACCTTCGCGTACGAGACCGATAAGCCAGTTCTCCACGGCATCAGCTTCGAATCGAAACCCGGCACCGTCACCGCACTTGTAGGCTCCTCAGGCTCAGGCAAGTCCACCATCATCTCGCTCATCTGCGGCTTTCACAGTGCAGTCGGCGGCGAGGTCCTCATCGACGGCATCGATCTCGCTACCATTCGACTCAGCAGCTACCGCCAGCAGCTCGGAGTCGTTCTACAGGAGACCTTCCTCTTCGATGGCACCATTCGCGAGAACATCCTCTTCAGCCGCCCGCAGGCCACCGAAGAGCAGCTGATGGAGGCCAGTCGCATCGCCCGTGTCGACGAGTTCGCCGAGCGCTTTCCCGAACAATACGATACCGTCGTCGGCGAACGAGGCGTCAAGCTCTCCGGCGGCCAGCGTCAGCGTATCTCCATCGCCCGCGCCATCCTTGCCGATCCGCGCATCCTCATCCTTGACGAAGCCACCAGTTCGCTCGACTCAGAGTCCGAGGCGCTGATTCAGAGCGGTCTCAACTTCCTCATGCAGGGCCGCACCACCTTCGTGATCGCGCATCGACTCTCCACAATCCGCCGCGCCGATCAGATCCTCGTCATCGAGCAGGGAAGGATCGTGGAACGTGGAACCCATGACTCGCTCTACAAACTGCAAGGCCGCTACTACGATCTCTACACCCGCCAGCATGGCTTGGAAACGAACCTCTTTCTTGCCCCAGGCGAAGGCGACAAAGTTGAAGAGTCTGTTTCGGCAGAGTCGTAG
- a CDS encoding SCO family protein, with protein MSRKLLFLLTFLVLFAGCHQNTSSTASKPPSAENTFTIRGRVVSTDATHVTLDGEQVPGFMEAMTMEYKLADPSVVSELHPGDRITAKILADKEGDNYGNVRLEDIVVIAQARPDYMPPISYHVPTAGDIVPDFKLLNQSARTIHLDQFKGKVVLMTFIYTRCQLADFCPRMSHNFSDIDKALAADPALYKQTHLISVSFDPTYDTPKVLRSYGGAYTGNYTNEKFLHWDFAAPTEKELPAMTQFFNVGVTPGDNKSLTHSLSTVLIGKDGKIVDWYPTNEWKPEDVLVAIKKSAA; from the coding sequence TTGTCCCGCAAGCTTTTATTTCTTCTCACCTTCCTCGTTCTCTTCGCTGGCTGTCATCAAAACACTTCGTCTACGGCATCCAAACCACCTTCTGCCGAAAACACCTTCACCATTCGCGGCAGAGTCGTCTCCACCGATGCCACGCACGTCACGCTCGATGGCGAACAGGTTCCCGGCTTCATGGAGGCGATGACCATGGAATACAAGCTCGCAGATCCCAGCGTCGTCAGTGAACTCCACCCTGGCGACCGCATCACGGCCAAGATCCTGGCCGACAAGGAGGGCGACAACTATGGAAATGTTCGTCTCGAAGACATCGTCGTCATCGCGCAGGCCCGCCCCGACTACATGCCTCCCATCTCCTACCACGTTCCTACCGCAGGCGATATCGTTCCCGACTTCAAACTCCTCAACCAGAGCGCACGCACAATTCACCTCGACCAGTTCAAGGGCAAGGTCGTGCTGATGACCTTCATCTACACTCGTTGCCAGCTCGCAGATTTTTGTCCTCGCATGAGCCACAACTTCTCCGACATCGATAAAGCACTTGCCGCCGACCCCGCCCTCTACAAACAGACCCACCTCATCAGCGTCAGTTTCGATCCCACCTACGACACGCCCAAGGTTCTTCGCAGCTACGGCGGCGCCTATACCGGCAACTACACCAACGAAAAGTTTCTCCACTGGGACTTCGCTGCGCCAACAGAGAAAGAGTTACCTGCGATGACACAATTTTTCAATGTAGGCGTCACCCCCGGCGACAACAAATCCCTCACCCACTCTCTCTCGACGGTCCTCATCGGCAAAGATGGCAAGATCGTCGACTGGTACCCCACCAACGAGTGGAAGCCGGAAGATGTATTAGTTGCAATCAAGAAGAGTGCCGCCTAG
- a CDS encoding MFS transporter: MERSKIGAPSQGLMHFGLMLAGLGTALLGPILPLLAKQWGMADAQSGLLMTAKFCGAFLGGVTVSPKLRWSLLVGLVAGAAGFGGFAVSPSMGLGCVGLFVGGFGLGQIITSINILAGRRFTAHRGSALSLLNFSFSLGAMLSALLAAWLLPHFVLRGVLAGFAGLFVIGLLVLWMQMRGEVSGAEDFDAVSTETGPQTGLSGRVYFYFAGLLVLYGGLETCLSGWLTTFALRYGDKTLTVSEYTTLLLWMALTFGRLGASALMLHVGEKTAQRWSLALAAGFTAALAMAHSAGAIAGFAVLLGLSLAPFFPATFALLMAERPTARQAGIVVAVSGLGAAALPWMMGVISTRTGSLQLALALPFAAALGLLAVSLITTGTRQAED; the protein is encoded by the coding sequence ATGGAGCGAAGTAAGATTGGGGCACCTTCTCAAGGGCTGATGCACTTTGGGCTCATGCTTGCGGGTCTTGGGACGGCATTGCTGGGACCGATCCTTCCTTTGCTGGCGAAGCAGTGGGGGATGGCGGACGCTCAAAGCGGGCTTTTGATGACGGCGAAGTTCTGCGGCGCGTTTCTTGGTGGAGTGACGGTGTCACCAAAGCTGAGATGGAGTCTGCTGGTGGGGTTGGTTGCGGGCGCAGCGGGATTCGGCGGCTTTGCGGTGTCTCCGTCGATGGGCCTTGGGTGTGTAGGTTTGTTCGTGGGTGGATTTGGGCTGGGGCAGATCATTACTTCGATCAACATTCTGGCTGGCCGCAGGTTCACGGCGCATCGGGGTTCGGCTTTGTCGCTGTTGAATTTTTCGTTCAGTCTGGGAGCCATGCTGTCTGCGCTTCTGGCTGCATGGCTGTTGCCGCACTTTGTGCTGAGGGGAGTGCTTGCGGGATTCGCAGGACTGTTCGTGATTGGCCTGTTGGTGCTGTGGATGCAGATGCGCGGAGAAGTTTCGGGTGCGGAAGACTTCGACGCTGTGTCGACAGAGACCGGGCCACAAACGGGGCTGAGCGGACGAGTCTATTTCTACTTCGCTGGGCTGCTTGTGCTCTATGGCGGATTGGAGACGTGCCTGAGCGGGTGGCTGACGACGTTCGCACTGCGGTATGGCGATAAGACGCTGACGGTGAGCGAATATACGACGCTGCTGCTTTGGATGGCGCTGACTTTCGGGCGTCTGGGGGCTTCGGCGTTAATGCTGCACGTGGGAGAGAAGACCGCACAGCGATGGAGTTTGGCACTGGCGGCCGGGTTCACGGCGGCTCTGGCGATGGCGCATTCCGCTGGGGCCATTGCCGGCTTTGCCGTACTCCTCGGGCTCAGTTTGGCGCCGTTTTTTCCAGCCACCTTTGCGCTGCTGATGGCCGAACGGCCCACTGCGCGGCAGGCGGGGATTGTAGTTGCGGTCTCGGGGTTGGGGGCAGCCGCGTTGCCATGGATGATGGGAGTGATTTCTACGCGGACAGGATCTCTGCAGCTGGCGCTTGCTCTGCCCTTTGCGGCTGCCTTGGGACTGCTCGCGGTGAGTTTGATTACAACGGGAACGCGGCAGGCCGAGGACTGA
- a CDS encoding PD-(D/E)XK nuclease family protein, with amino-acid sequence MDGRGLLPDGIAEALEQGAVVVTGNQRAARAIRRGWDRRNSALGLTSWTPAAVMSWEVWLSTMWHRLLVDGRVAEMMLNRPQEHVVWRTILEADDELASLRTVDSLAVMAAEAWQLICSYDGQTGLQEAIGNSDTRSFQLWAHTFERLCQAERFIAQAQVEDKLCGELEKGFARISFFELTAGRVVLVGFDHMTPTQSRLVEALLSTGIQVEELRITIAAQRRLLVEANDGPEELFIAARWMRTFLEENAGATVAVIVPALESERREIDRVLREVLAPELEDIRADDHVRPYEFSLGSTLIETPMVATAFDLLRWSSEPLPLETVSALLLSPYFAVRTGEASARAEFDAFELRKARMLRPEISLRGLIEMMDRSKRRSKFSQLLRTFRAMQRVADRLQGLDARSHADWAEKMREILVTAAWASRERETSVEFQTRRKWESALDELATLDFDGVPVDFAQALGAIERIARQTMFAPESREAPVQVMGPLEAAGSIFDAVWFLRAGELSWPMPTVGSSLLPWHLQSELEMPGTDAPLDSERARRITERIAASAGTIVFSYAKEISEGNQRPSPLLTGLSLETVGAAELLEREPQRSIVELEEIADIAEVQALPDRVIRGGARVLELQAACGFRAFAEKRLWATELESIEPGMDARESGVAVHKTLEIFWDKVKTQDNLRSMTTEERNEALEWCVAQALKKTAEASATNWDEAYVEVQRERLRRLLSGWLELELERRLPFEVRLSEKELRDVRVGPLRLSVRMDRVDVVEDGEVLIDYKTGHASPNDWLTSRPDAPQLPLYAILTQADRLQGVAFGLVRAGEGRGLKGYAVGDGVLPKPSKLKDAPTLEGQVDRWREVLVTLAEEFYSGEARVSPKTYPRTCAHCEQRILCRLDVSLLEEDEEEEDFGAGVSRG; translated from the coding sequence ATGGATGGTCGTGGGCTGCTGCCGGACGGGATTGCTGAGGCGTTGGAACAGGGTGCAGTTGTGGTGACGGGCAACCAGCGGGCAGCACGGGCAATTCGGCGTGGATGGGATCGGCGCAACAGTGCTTTGGGGCTTACAAGCTGGACGCCCGCAGCTGTGATGTCGTGGGAGGTGTGGCTTTCGACCATGTGGCATCGGCTGTTGGTAGACGGCCGCGTCGCGGAGATGATGTTGAATCGGCCACAGGAGCACGTGGTGTGGCGAACCATTCTCGAAGCAGACGATGAGCTGGCAAGTCTGCGAACTGTGGACTCGCTGGCTGTAATGGCGGCAGAGGCTTGGCAGCTGATATGCAGTTACGATGGGCAAACAGGCCTGCAGGAAGCGATCGGCAACTCGGATACACGGTCGTTTCAGCTATGGGCGCACACGTTTGAACGTCTATGCCAGGCTGAGAGATTCATCGCACAGGCCCAGGTAGAAGACAAGCTATGTGGAGAACTCGAAAAGGGTTTCGCGAGAATCAGTTTCTTTGAGCTCACCGCGGGCAGGGTTGTGTTGGTTGGATTCGATCATATGACCCCAACGCAAAGTCGGCTGGTGGAGGCCTTACTCTCGACGGGGATTCAGGTAGAGGAGTTGCGGATAACTATTGCTGCGCAGCGACGCTTACTGGTAGAAGCGAACGATGGCCCGGAGGAGTTGTTTATCGCAGCGCGCTGGATGCGGACATTTCTTGAAGAGAACGCTGGGGCGACTGTCGCAGTAATCGTGCCTGCGCTTGAGAGCGAGCGCAGAGAGATCGACCGGGTGCTTCGGGAAGTGTTGGCACCGGAGCTTGAAGACATCCGCGCAGACGATCACGTTAGACCTTATGAGTTTTCGCTCGGTTCAACGTTGATCGAGACTCCCATGGTTGCTACCGCGTTCGATCTACTGCGATGGTCAAGCGAGCCGTTGCCGCTGGAGACGGTGAGTGCATTGCTGCTGTCGCCTTACTTCGCAGTGCGCACTGGAGAGGCGAGTGCACGCGCGGAGTTCGATGCCTTTGAACTCCGTAAAGCTCGAATGCTGCGACCGGAGATCTCGCTGCGCGGACTGATCGAGATGATGGATCGATCAAAACGCAGGTCTAAATTCTCGCAACTGCTTCGTACCTTCCGCGCAATGCAGAGAGTTGCAGACCGATTGCAAGGACTTGATGCGCGTTCGCATGCAGACTGGGCAGAAAAGATGCGGGAGATTCTGGTAACGGCGGCGTGGGCCTCTAGAGAAAGGGAGACCAGCGTTGAATTTCAGACACGGCGCAAGTGGGAGAGTGCCCTGGATGAGCTCGCAACGCTGGACTTCGATGGCGTACCTGTCGACTTTGCACAAGCGCTGGGAGCTATCGAAAGAATTGCTCGCCAGACTATGTTTGCGCCGGAGTCGCGAGAAGCTCCCGTGCAGGTGATGGGTCCGTTGGAGGCTGCTGGAAGCATCTTTGACGCGGTGTGGTTCTTACGTGCGGGCGAGCTGAGCTGGCCGATGCCAACCGTTGGTAGTTCCCTGCTGCCCTGGCATCTGCAAAGTGAATTGGAGATGCCGGGAACAGATGCACCGCTGGACAGCGAACGCGCGCGAAGGATTACGGAGCGGATTGCTGCAAGTGCGGGCACTATCGTGTTCAGTTACGCAAAGGAGATTTCGGAGGGGAACCAGCGACCTTCGCCGTTACTGACCGGGCTCAGCCTGGAGACGGTTGGAGCCGCCGAGCTCCTAGAGCGTGAGCCGCAGCGCTCAATTGTTGAGTTGGAAGAGATCGCGGACATTGCTGAGGTTCAGGCATTACCGGACCGCGTGATTCGCGGCGGCGCAAGAGTTTTGGAATTGCAGGCAGCATGCGGTTTTCGGGCCTTTGCTGAGAAGCGATTGTGGGCGACAGAGCTTGAATCGATCGAACCTGGCATGGATGCGAGAGAGAGCGGTGTGGCGGTACACAAGACGCTCGAGATCTTTTGGGACAAGGTGAAGACGCAGGACAATCTGCGGTCGATGACCACGGAGGAACGCAATGAGGCACTGGAGTGGTGTGTCGCTCAGGCACTGAAGAAGACAGCAGAAGCGAGTGCGACCAATTGGGACGAAGCGTATGTAGAGGTGCAACGCGAGAGATTGCGCAGACTTCTGTCAGGATGGCTTGAGCTGGAGTTGGAGCGAAGACTACCCTTCGAGGTGAGGCTCAGCGAGAAAGAGCTTAGGGATGTCCGCGTTGGTCCGCTGCGCCTGAGTGTTCGTATGGACCGGGTCGACGTAGTGGAAGACGGTGAGGTGCTGATTGACTACAAGACAGGCCACGCGTCGCCCAACGACTGGCTGACTTCAAGACCCGACGCTCCACAGCTTCCGTTGTATGCCATCCTCACGCAAGCGGATCGGTTGCAGGGAGTCGCTTTCGGTCTGGTCCGGGCAGGTGAGGGTCGGGGTCTAAAGGGCTACGCGGTAGGTGATGGCGTTCTACCCAAGCCAAGCAAACTGAAAGACGCCCCAACACTCGAAGGTCAGGTGGATCGGTGGAGAGAAGTGCTGGTGACGCTAGCAGAAGAGTTTTATTCAGGCGAAGCGCGTGTGAGTCCAAAGACGTATCCTCGAACCTGCGCTCACTGTGAACAGAGGATCCTATGCAGGCTTGACGTCTCGCTGCTTGAGGAGGACGAGGAGGAGGAGGATTTTGGGGCGGGGGTGAGCCGTGGCTGA